GCAGCGGCACAGACACTGTCAACAGCCCTTCCTCAGCGGTCGACCGTCTTCTCGACCACGCGGATATCCTCGATAGCCGTCGCGGGGTACTCGCCGTTTTCGTCTTTCTCGTTTGCCTTCACCATGTCCCAGACGACGTTAAGGCCGGTCGTTACACCCTCCAGCGCCTCCATCTCGCACCCGGTCTTGCCGACCGTCTCGACTGCAACTGTGATTTCGACGGCCTCCTCGCCGACGGTGAACTCGACTTCGACGTTCGTGATGGGGATCTGATGGCACATCGGCACCGTTTCCCACGTGTGTTTCACCGCCTGAATCGCGCCGATGCGGGCCGTCGTCAGCACATCGCCTTTCTCCACCTCGTCGGCGTCGATGGCCGCCAGCGTGGATTCAGTGAGACGAATCTGACCACGTGCGACTGCACGGCGCTGGCTCTCGGCCTTGTCGCCGACATCGACCATCTGTGCATCCCCCGCCTCGTCGACGTGCGTGAACTCCTCGGGCATGGTCTAGCGTAGCTGACGCTGGCCCAAAACCGTGCGGGTCCGGATTATCGGCGAACGAGCCCCAGCAGGTGGCCCACTGCCGGCGCGACCAGTTCCTCCACACCGGTACGGGCAGCGTTCTCGCTCCCGGGTAGACAGAACACCAGACGGTCGTCGACGACGCCGGCGGTCGCGCGCGAGGCCATCGCCATCGGCCCGACCTCCTCGTAGGAGCGCCAGCGGAACAGTTCGCCGAACCCGGGAATCGGGCGGTCGAACAGCGGTTCGATGGCGTCGACGGTCACATCGTCGGGTGTGAGACCAGTCCCGCCGGTCGTCAGAACCACATCGACACCGTCGTCCAGCAGGGCGGCGACGGCATCCTCGATAGCGTCCATCTCGTCGGCGACGAGGCGACGCTCAGCGATTCTGTGTCCCGCGTCTTCGCAGGCCGCGGTGATGATGTCGCCCGCCGGGTCGTCCGCCAGCGTTCGCGAGGTCGAGACAGTGAGGACCCCTATGTCGACCACTTCAGCGTCGTGGGCGTGATGGTCGTCCTCGCCGTGACCGTGGCCGTGGTCACTGTCATGTCCATGCTCTCCATGGCTGTGATCCGCCTCGTCATGGCTGGTCGAGTCGTCGTGTTCGTGTCCCATACCGGGAATGACTGGCGGCGACGAAATATAGCCTCGGCTGCGAGGCCGGCGGTTAGACCAATTCCGGCAGAGTGCGAAGGCAGGAGCGAGTCGACAGAACCGGCGGCTTACTCGTAGTACGGGAGACGTTCGACGACCTCCGCGAAGGCGACGTTCTCGCGGACCTGATCCATCTCGACGCGGAGGCGCTCGCCGACATCCGCGTCGGAGACGATGACGACGTACCCGCCGTCGATACGCGCGACACCGTCACCCTTGTCGCCGATATTGTCGATTTCGACCACGCGCGTCTCGCCCTCGGTAACGGGCGGGGATGACGGTGCGAACTCCGGTTCCCTGCGCGACTCGTCGGAGCGGGAGTCGGACTGCGGCTCTGGCCCGGATTCGGAACTGGACTGAGACTCAGGCCCGGATTGGGACTGTGACCGGGGTGTGGGTGCTTCAGCCGCCGACTGGAACAGTGCGATCCGGTACAGTGTCTCGGGGGCTAGCGTTCCCAGTTCGACCTCTTGTTTCGGAATCTCGATCA
The Haloarcula sp. CBA1129 genome window above contains:
- a CDS encoding molybdenum cofactor biosynthesis protein B, which produces MGHEHDDSTSHDEADHSHGEHGHDSDHGHGHGEDDHHAHDAEVVDIGVLTVSTSRTLADDPAGDIITAACEDAGHRIAERRLVADEMDAIEDAVAALLDDGVDVVLTTGGTGLTPDDVTVDAIEPLFDRPIPGFGELFRWRSYEEVGPMAMASRATAGVVDDRLVFCLPGSENAARTGVEELVAPAVGHLLGLVRR
- the moaC gene encoding cyclic pyranopterin monophosphate synthase MoaC, whose protein sequence is MPEEFTHVDEAGDAQMVDVGDKAESQRRAVARGQIRLTESTLAAIDADEVEKGDVLTTARIGAIQAVKHTWETVPMCHQIPITNVEVEFTVGEEAVEITVAVETVGKTGCEMEALEGVTTGLNVVWDMVKANEKDENGEYPATAIEDIRVVEKTVDR
- a CDS encoding TRAM domain-containing protein, coding for MATDSDLHCLFTAPVEEQNDSYVIEIPKQEVELGTLAPETLYRIALFQSAAEAPTPRSQSQSGPESQSSSESGPEPQSDSRSDESRREPEFAPSSPPVTEGETRVVEIDNIGDKGDGVARIDGGYVVIVSDADVGERLRVEMDQVRENVAFAEVVERLPYYE